The window TCACCATCACCATCTCGTCGTGCTTCGTCTGATAGACTTTGCTCAGCAAATCCCTGGGGTCCTGTCCTATGCCCGAGAATATCTCCTCGCACATCCGCGCCACCCTGTTCGGCGTCCCAACCAGACCCTCTCGCTCGGTGTCCTCGCCAATGCCCTCAAGTATAAGCCGAACGCCCTGCTCTATCTTCTTGGGGTCCATTTATCTAGCACCTCTTATCTTTGCACGTCCTCAAACCACAATACTCCACTGACCACAGAAGCAACTGGTCTCACAGGTCAGACAAGATAACGCCACCAGCCCCGTCAGTCAATTGCGACCCAGTGTCTGGGCGGCGGCCCATAGGTGCCCACGGCACAGCCATGTAGGGGCGGTTCACGAACCGCCCTTCGCCCTACGGAGCCCCGATCGGACTAGACCAGGGCGATTCGTGAATCGCCCCTACGGTGCCCGATGTTTTTGGACAGCCTCTACAACTGGCCATGCCACCCAGGCCCAGGGTAAGGGAGCGGAGGCTCTCCGCCGCCCCTACATGAATGTGAACGAGGCGCTCGAGATGTCGGTTATCATGTTGAAAGTGCCCTGCTCGAATATCGCTGTCATCCAGGTGTATTGCCCAGTCGCGAAATCTTCCGGGAAGTCGTAGATGAGCACGAGCACCGTTGGCATCATCGTCCCGGACGGCAGCATGCCGCTCATAAACGGCGCCGGCAGGTCCCCGCCAGGATAATAGAAGAGCGTGCCGTCAGGCAGCATACAGGCGATCTGGATGTCGATGTCTATGTCCGGCCCCGGATTCTCGTAACTTATCGCAACCGTCATCACGTCCCCCGCGTGGTACTCCTCGCTGTCGGTCCCTATCGTTATCGTGGGTCCAGGCGGCTTGACGCCCGACTCGCGGCACAAAAGGCCAGCCGGCGTTGCGAACCAGACGTCGCCGTTCGGGGCTATCGAGATGTCGCGTATCTCGTTGACGGGAATGCCGCTGTCGATGTCCCACATCTTCCACTCGTGGCCGTCGAAGTAGCCCAGGCCGTCGGCCGTGCCCACCCAGACGTTGCCCTGCGCATCGCACTCGATGCAGTTGATAGCGTTCGAGGGAAGCCCATCATCGACCGTGTACCGAGCCAGCTCCCCTGAAAAATCCACCAGGGAGACTCCTGTATCCTTGAACCCGAGCCAAAGCGCGTCGCGGCCTGCGCAGGCCATCGCCGTTACGTTCTGATACTCGGGCAGCCATCTGACAACGCTGTTTCCGAGAAAGGCCGCGACGCCCGAAGGGATGCTGACCCAGACCTTGCCGAGCTCGTCGAGGGCGATGGCCTGCGGACTACCCCACGACTCGGTTGGCCAGGACATCCAAGAGGCGCCGTCGTATCGGGCGAGGCCGTTTAGGGCGCAGACCCAGAGCCTGCGCTCGTAATCGCAGCAGAGGGCCTTGCAGTAGCTGAGCGGTATCCCATCGCTGCCGGCCCTGGAGTAGTTGATGAACGTGCCCTGCCACTTCCGCAGCATGCCCTGTTGGCCAAACCAAATCGCGCCTGTCCCGTCGAAAGCGATGTCATAGACGGCGTTGACGCCGTAGGCCTCCGGGCGGTAAAGGACCTCCCAGTTCGGCGCGTCGTAGTATCCGATTTCGGCCTGTCCACACCCGTAGAAGACCTTGCTTCGCTCATCGACGGCGACGGAGTGCACGTCGTTGCTCATGACCGTATCGCCGGGAAAGTTCGTCCAGAGGCCGTTCTTGTAGCTCGCTATGCCCTGAGTGGTGCAGATGAACACGGTTCCGTCCGGGGCGCAGGCGACGCCCATGGTGACGTTCGATTCGAGGCCGGAGTTGAGCGTGTTGAAGGTGGTCCAGCTCTCGCCGTCGAACATGGAGACACCTGAAGTATAGTCGCCGACCCACACCCGGCCGTCCGGACCTACATCTACAAACATGGGCATATAGCCAGCAAGACCGTCATCGGGCATGTATGAGTGCACCAGGACGCCATCCTGAAATCGATGCGCCAGGTTCATGTCCGTTATCCATACTTCGCCCGACCCGCCGACGGCCATGTCCGTCGGATCAAGGAGGGGCAAGTCGTCGAACACCCTCCACACGCCATCTCTGTACCTGGCAAGCCTCCCTCCCTGTCGTGAGACAGCGAACCATCCCGTCCCGTCTTGCTCGAAACATATTTGTTGTGCATAGAAGCTAGGTACACCTTCTACAGAGCGCCAGATTTCGCCGTCGAAGCGCCAAAGCTCGCCCCACAACGAGCACCACACGCTTCCGTCGGGCGCCGCGGCAATAGCCCCAATGTTACCCGGGAACTCGTGCCAAGCAACGAAATCCTCAGCTATGCAGAAGACCTTGTTCCACGAGCCGACCCACACCCGGCCCTGAGTATCGATAGCGAGACCTATCGACCAGGTAGCCGCCTCAACGCGGTAGGTCTTATACTCGCCCGTCGATGGCACGAAGCTAACAACTCCTCCGGGACCGGCCCTAAACCATAGGGTCCCGTCAGTGCCCACCTGCGGGTAGCTGACACCCGTAGCGCAGAACGGATTATCATAAAGCACGAAGTCGCCCGCATTGACGATGCCGCAGAAGAGAACAACGAAGCAAATGAAAGACAGAAGACTCTTCATTTTCCAACTCCTCTCTTGATTCTTCACAGGATTAAATGGGGGGCCGGACACTCCCGGTCCCCCAGACCTCTTAAACTACCTCTTCAGCCTATCCGCCGCAGTCTCCGGTCATTAGGCTGTATGGCAGGGAGCCATCCGGATCTCGGCTATCGCAATCCTCGCACTGGAAGTAGTAGTAATAGGTGCTGTTCTCGTCCAGCTCCAAAGCTACGACATGCAAGACGCAAAGCGGCTGAGGGCTTTCGCCGATCTCCGTGAGATGCGGCACAAAAGCTGGGTCCCCATCTTTCTTGATGTACAAATATACATCATGAGGCGGGTCCACCAAGTTGTGGTAAACGCTGAAAGTGAACACGCAGCTGTTGACGCCAGCTACAACGCCGCCGTTGCACAGCGCATCGCCCGAACAGCAGTTATCAGCCCAGACATACAGAGCGATGCCGGCACCCACCACCAAACAGATTGACAAGACTATCAAAGATCTTTTACTCATCGACTATCTCCTTTACTTGAAAGTCGTAGTTTGGTAGGTTTCCCTACCGTTTCTGGCGAGCGCCGCATGGCGCTCAACCTTGCCGGCCGGGGGGCTAATGCCTCCTGGTCGGCTTTCTTCTCAGCTCGACAATTCTTCAGTCTGCATTCTTGGCTGATATCGACCTCCTCTCTCTTAAGCTCATTTCCGATTCTCCCGGCCGAGGGGCTTCAGGTCTCTTGGTCGGCTTTCATGCCGAAAATCACCGAGGTGAAACTTCTGCGCGGTGTGCATAGGTGGGCCTCGTTCGTTTGGGTCGGCCGTCTCCGCCCTGTCCTTGGTAGTTAGTGCGAGGGAGGAGGCTATCGCGGGCAAGAGGGAATAGCGCACGACATTCCCCCTACGACATGTAGCAGCAGTTGAGAATGACGCCGCAGAATGTAGGAACCTCATCCCATTCCCCTATTTTATCCTACAACCTTACTTAAAATATGACGCCTGCAACTAGAAGCGTCAAGTGTTTTTTTTCGGACGTAAACACCGTCCAAAGCACTGCTTTCGTTTCAGGAGAGCACGGAGTTTGCCCAAGACTTGGGTCGGGCAGGTTGTGGCTGTGGGCTGTGCCTGATTGGCCGAGGCAGCCTCAAGCCGCATATCGCTTTGCTCTTCCTTGCCTCTATCTTGACGGCGGGCGGCGATGAGTGCTATCTTGCGGCCGGCACCTAGGGTCATAGGACAACTGGCTGCCTGAGATGTAGTTGAACTTGTTTTAGCAAGATTGGCTGGGTCGGGGCCTTGCCCACACCCGCCAACCTAACTAGCCGGAATGGAGGCGGAATGGCAGTAAATCTCAAAGGACGCGACCTTCTTACGCTCGGTGACCTCACGCTCGAGGAGATCATTCAGATACTTGAATATGCTCAGACGCTCAAGCTCAAGCACTTTGCAGGCGAGCAGCACAGGCTGCTTAAGGGCAAGAACATCGCGATGATATTTCAGAAGCCGTCGCTTAGGACGCGGGTCTCCTTCGAGATCGGCGCCGAGCACCTGGGTGCACACGCCGTCTATCTTGCCCCGGACGACATCAAGCTCGGCGATCGGGAAGGCGTCGCGGACACCGCGAAGGTCCTGTCGCGATATGCGGACTGCATTGTGGCAAGGGTTCTCGAACATAAGACAGTGGTGGACCTTGCGGAGTTCGCGAGCGTTCCAGTCATAAACGCGCTATGCGACACTTATCATCCCTGTCAAGTTCTGGCGGACTTGTTGACGATATGGGAGAAAAAGGGCGAATTCGATGGCCTCAAGCTGGCCTTCATCGGAGACGGCAACAATATGTGCAATTCGTTGATGCTTGGCTGTTCGGCCGTGGGAATGGATGTTAGTATCGCCACGCCACCGGGGTACGAGCCGAACCCTACTATCGTTGAGCGGGCGCGGGAGATAGGCTCCGCCGGCGGGGCGGAAATCCTAATCGGAAATGATACTAAGGAGGCGCTCAAGGACGCTGACGTGGTCTATACCGATGTCTGGACCGGGATGGGGCAAGAGGATGAGGCCGACAAGAGGAGAAAGGACTTCGCCGGCTACGGGCTGAACGCCGAGCTGGTATCGGTCGCGGCCCCGGACACAACTATACTGCACTGTCTTCCCGCTCATTACGACGAGGAGATAACCTTTGACCTAGTCCACGAGGACCCGCGGTCGGCAGTCTTTGATCAGGCCGAAAACCGCATGCATGTGCAGAAGTCGGTCTTGGCGCTGCTGGTTAGGTGAGGTCTGAGATGCGTTTCTCGTTTAGGGCTCGTGTTGCTTGGGATTCGCAAGGTGGTCATACTTGGTGCCTGCCGTTCTTAGCCGTGCCTGGGATTGAGGGCAGCGTTCTGTGTGTTGAGGTCAACCCCGTGGGTTTGTAACAACAGCGTTATTAAGAATAATTTGTAGGCTTCCGCATGGAGGATTGCCATGAACAGACCGAACAGATGTCTGCTCGCGCTCCTGCTCGCTACGATTCTCGTCTCGAGCGTTAGCGCCTCTTACATTAGAATAGGGCTTTACGACGGTTCCGTAGGGCAGGTTACCGACATCACGGCCCTGTGCGAGGACCTTTTCAGCTTCAGCCCGACGAACGTCATCCCTATCAACTTTTCGGGAGATTCTATCGTAGATGGCTACATCGCCTTCAGTGAGAACACGCTTCAGATGTCCTATTGCGACGCTCGGACCTGGGCTGTCGTGCCGATCGGAGCCTTCGCCGCGGACGTCTTTGCATTCCAGCCCAGAAGGCTTTCCGTTGTTCATCGGGAGGGACAATTCGATGAGTTGTTGGCCTGGGATTATGGCCAGATAGTGCTGTTCGACCTCGATGACTTCGAGGCGCAGGACGTAACGATGGAGTTCGCTGGGGCGCTGTGCGTTTCAGGCGTATGCCTAAGCGACTCGTCGAACCTAGACGAGGCGACGTTGGCCTACGACGGAGAGAACTGGTATCTCGGCCTTGGCTACATCACGGGCTTTGTGGACGCTCTTTTGGGGCCAGGCGTGGTTCGGCTCACGCCGCTCAACGTTGTCGGCTCGACCGCGGACGATGCTATTGTCTTCGTTTTTGAGACGGACAACACACCGCCGGTCGCGGAGTTTACCATCTCGCCCGAGGCCGGTGATTCGAGCACAACGTTTGCGTTCGATGCCTCGGACTCATGGGACGCAGAGGATGAGGCGGACAGTTTGATGTCCCGCTGGGACTTCGACTCTGACGGCAGTTGGGACACTGAGCTTTCATTCGACAAGGTCGCGTATCACAGCTTCGGGTCGTCGGGCGAAAAGCAGGTAACCCTTCTCGTGATGGACACCGATGGTGCCACGGGAAGCAAGACAAGTGCTCTGGTGGTCAGCAACGCTCGCCCGACAGCGGCCTTTGTGGTTGCTCCCGAGACGGGGACGGTGGGCACGGTCTTCTCGTTCGATGCCTCGGGGTCGTCAGACTACGAAGACGCGACCGAGGAGCTCGAGGTGCGCTGGGATTTTGAGTCGGACGGCACGTTCGACACTGATTTCACGAGAGAGAAGACTGCGCACCATCAATATGACCGTCCACGGCTCTACACAGCAACGCTTCAGGTTCGGGATATGCAGGGCGGGCTCGGCCAGACGACGGACGACCTCGAAGTGGCAAACCTAAGCCCGTCCCCTTGCTTCATGGCCACCCCAGAGGAAGGCACAGTGATTACCGATTTTGAGTTCGACGCAAGCTGCTCAAGCGACACGGAGGATTCGCTTGATTCGCTTCGGGTCCGCTGGGATTGGGACGACGACAGCATCTTTGACACCGCGTTTGGCTTCGACAAGACCGCACATCATCTCTTTGGGACTGTTGGCACGCACGTGGTTCGTTTGGAAGTCATGGATTCGAGTGGCGGAAGCAGCGTATGCCTGAAGAACATCAGGGTAATCAACACGCCTCCGACAGCGGCCTTTCTCGCGTCGCCCAACGAGGGGACCGTCAGGACGGCTTTCTCCTTCAACGCCTCGCTCAGCTCAGACTTGGAGGACCCGGCGCCGGAACTTCTGGTGCGTTGGGATTTCAACTCTGACGGGACCTTCGACACTGATTTCACAACGTTCAAGACCACCTCTCGAAGTTTCAGCACACCGGGCCAGAAGACGATAACGCTCGAGGTTGCTGACACACAGGACGCTCGCTCGACCACGACGCGGACGGTTACCGTCTTGAACACCGCCCCGACTGCCTGTTTCGCGTTTACACCGGCGACAGGCGACACTAGCACCGAGTTTGCGTTTGACGCGTCGTGCACGACTGACTGGGAGTCTACAGCCGGGACGCTGGAGTTCCGCTGGGATTTCGAGGGAGACGGGACATTTGACACGCTGTTCTCTGACCAACCGACTGTGCATCATAAGTACGAGAGTCCAGGCACCAAGACGGTAGTGCTTGAGTCGCGGGATGAGCAGGGCTTGTCTGGCCAGACAAGCCGTTCGTTTTTTGTGGCGCAGGGCAACTTGCCGCCGACCGCATGTTTCGAGATTGAGCCGCAGTCGGGAACGACCGAGACGGCGTTCGAGTTTGACGCGAGCTGTTCGAGCGACCCCGATTCGGCCGATACCTCGCAGTTGCAGGTGCGCTGGGATTTCGAGGGAGATGGGGCTTTCGATACCGCTTTCAGCCACACGAAAGTGGCTTATTTCACGTTCGATACGGCTGGCTACAAGACGCCGACGGTAGAGGTTATGGACGAAGAGGGAGCAACCGATACCACGAACCAGCGCATCTTCGTTCAAGAGATGAACTCCCCACCAGTCGCATGCTTCACGTATGCACCTCAGACCGGGAACACAGCCACGGAGTTCTCCTTTGATGCCTCGTGCTCAAGCGACCCTGACGGCACATTCTCGACGCTCAAGTTCAGGTGGGACTTCGACGGGGATGGCACGTTCGATACGTCATATATGAGCTCACCTACCATAACCCACCAGTTTGCGGCGCCGGGCACCTGGACGGTGATACTCGAGGTCATCGACGCACCTGGTGACACAGATACAGCGCAGAAAGATGTCGATGTTGAGGCGGAGAATGACCCACCCGAGGCGTGTTTCTCGGTAACTCCTGTGTCCGGCGACACGGCCACATACTTCGAGTTTGACGCCTCGTGCAGCACAGACCCAGACGGGACTGACTCGACGCTTCAGGTTAGGTGGGACTGGGAGAATGACGGGGTGTTTGACACCTCGTTTACCACGACGAAGACCGCGAGCCATCGCTACCCAACGGCAGGCGCCAAGACCGTCAAGCTCCAGGTCAGGGATGCACACGGAGCGACGGACCAGACGACCTGGACAATCGATGTCGAGGAGGGAAACGTTCCCCCGAGCGCATGTTTCACTGTTACCCCCGCAGGAGGGACAACCGAGACCGATTTCGAGTTTGATGCCTCGTGCAGCAGCGACCCGGACGGGAGCGACTCGACGCTTCAGGTTAGGTGGGACTGGGAGAATGACGGGGTGTTTGACACCTCGTTTACCACAATGAAGACCGCAAGCCATCGCTTCGAGGAGCCTGGTCAGCCCACTATCGTCGTTGAGGTTCTGGACGAGGGCGGCGCTACGGGGCACTACGCGAAACAGATAACGGTGGAATCTTCGGGCAACAGTCCTCCTGTGGCATACTTCACCGTAACCCCCGACACGGGCACTGTTGCGACAGTCTTCTTCCTTGACGCGTCAGGCTCGTCTGATGAGGATGAGGCGACCACGGGGACGCTCGAGGTCCAGTGGGATTTTGATGGAGACGGGACCTACGATACGTCCTACACTGTCCAGAAGACGGTTACACACACGTT is drawn from bacterium and contains these coding sequences:
- a CDS encoding two-component regulator propeller domain-containing protein gives rise to the protein MKSLLSFICFVVLFCGIVNAGDFVLYDNPFCATGVSYPQVGTDGTLWFRAGPGGVVSFVPSTGEYKTYRVEAATWSIGLAIDTQGRVWVGSWNKVFCIAEDFVAWHEFPGNIGAIAAAPDGSVWCSLWGELWRFDGEIWRSVEGVPSFYAQQICFEQDGTGWFAVSRQGGRLARYRDGVWRVFDDLPLLDPTDMAVGGSGEVWITDMNLAHRFQDGVLVHSYMPDDGLAGYMPMFVDVGPDGRVWVGDYTSGVSMFDGESWTTFNTLNSGLESNVTMGVACAPDGTVFICTTQGIASYKNGLWTNFPGDTVMSNDVHSVAVDERSKVFYGCGQAEIGYYDAPNWEVLYRPEAYGVNAVYDIAFDGTGAIWFGQQGMLRKWQGTFINYSRAGSDGIPLSYCKALCCDYERRLWVCALNGLARYDGASWMSWPTESWGSPQAIALDELGKVWVSIPSGVAAFLGNSVVRWLPEYQNVTAMACAGRDALWLGFKDTGVSLVDFSGELARYTVDDGLPSNAINCIECDAQGNVWVGTADGLGYFDGHEWKMWDIDSGIPVNEIRDISIAPNGDVWFATPAGLLCRESGVKPPGPTITIGTDSEEYHAGDVMTVAISYENPGPDIDIDIQIACMLPDGTLFYYPGGDLPAPFMSGMLPSGTMMPTVLVLIYDFPEDFATGQYTWMTAIFEQGTFNMITDISSASFTFM
- the argF gene encoding ornithine carbamoyltransferase: MAVNLKGRDLLTLGDLTLEEIIQILEYAQTLKLKHFAGEQHRLLKGKNIAMIFQKPSLRTRVSFEIGAEHLGAHAVYLAPDDIKLGDREGVADTAKVLSRYADCIVARVLEHKTVVDLAEFASVPVINALCDTYHPCQVLADLLTIWEKKGEFDGLKLAFIGDGNNMCNSLMLGCSAVGMDVSIATPPGYEPNPTIVERAREIGSAGGAEILIGNDTKEALKDADVVYTDVWTGMGQEDEADKRRKDFAGYGLNAELVSVAAPDTTILHCLPAHYDEEITFDLVHEDPRSAVFDQAENRMHVQKSVLALLVR
- a CDS encoding PKD domain-containing protein; protein product: MNRPNRCLLALLLATILVSSVSASYIRIGLYDGSVGQVTDITALCEDLFSFSPTNVIPINFSGDSIVDGYIAFSENTLQMSYCDARTWAVVPIGAFAADVFAFQPRRLSVVHREGQFDELLAWDYGQIVLFDLDDFEAQDVTMEFAGALCVSGVCLSDSSNLDEATLAYDGENWYLGLGYITGFVDALLGPGVVRLTPLNVVGSTADDAIVFVFETDNTPPVAEFTISPEAGDSSTTFAFDASDSWDAEDEADSLMSRWDFDSDGSWDTELSFDKVAYHSFGSSGEKQVTLLVMDTDGATGSKTSALVVSNARPTAAFVVAPETGTVGTVFSFDASGSSDYEDATEELEVRWDFESDGTFDTDFTREKTAHHQYDRPRLYTATLQVRDMQGGLGQTTDDLEVANLSPSPCFMATPEEGTVITDFEFDASCSSDTEDSLDSLRVRWDWDDDSIFDTAFGFDKTAHHLFGTVGTHVVRLEVMDSSGGSSVCLKNIRVINTPPTAAFLASPNEGTVRTAFSFNASLSSDLEDPAPELLVRWDFNSDGTFDTDFTTFKTTSRSFSTPGQKTITLEVADTQDARSTTTRTVTVLNTAPTACFAFTPATGDTSTEFAFDASCTTDWESTAGTLEFRWDFEGDGTFDTLFSDQPTVHHKYESPGTKTVVLESRDEQGLSGQTSRSFFVAQGNLPPTACFEIEPQSGTTETAFEFDASCSSDPDSADTSQLQVRWDFEGDGAFDTAFSHTKVAYFTFDTAGYKTPTVEVMDEEGATDTTNQRIFVQEMNSPPVACFTYAPQTGNTATEFSFDASCSSDPDGTFSTLKFRWDFDGDGTFDTSYMSSPTITHQFAAPGTWTVILEVIDAPGDTDTAQKDVDVEAENDPPEACFSVTPVSGDTATYFEFDASCSTDPDGTDSTLQVRWDWENDGVFDTSFTTTKTASHRYPTAGAKTVKLQVRDAHGATDQTTWTIDVEEGNVPPSACFTVTPAGGTTETDFEFDASCSSDPDGSDSTLQVRWDWENDGVFDTSFTTMKTASHRFEEPGQPTIVVEVLDEGGATGHYAKQITVESSGNSPPVAYFTVTPDTGTVATVFFLDASGSSDEDEATTGTLEVQWDFDGDGTYDTSYTVQKTVTHTFEDPGAYDIVLRVKDPEGATDTYTRRVYVY